The following proteins are encoded in a genomic region of Acipenser ruthenus chromosome 4, fAciRut3.2 maternal haplotype, whole genome shotgun sequence:
- the LOC117400547 gene encoding epithelial splicing regulatory protein 1-like isoform X2 has translation MTATLDYLVVLFNTTSGFNGANLGSDEKELVQLMWQVVDLSNKKTGKLREVLVRPDNLELTEEFKEATGLQEEAISAADPLEQFLNQFNQLMANEPSLGVGASFCLCTDGQLHIRQVLHPEASNKNVMLPECFHSFFDLRKEFKKCCPDSPDLKDLDVQVMANYLNIETDPSGYRGAAFQVQTMVNIILKLISDPIHHRFSNPERVNHKFETGTCSKMEIVDDNTVIRARGLPWQSSDQDIARFFRGLNIAKGGAALCLNAQGRRNGEALVRFVSEEHRDLALQRHKHHMGNRYIEVYKATGEDFLKIAGGTSNEVAQFLSKENQVIVRMRGLPFTATAEEVLAFLGPSCPVTDEKEGILFVKYPDGRPTGDAFVLFACEEFSQNALKKHKDILGKRYIELFKSTAAEVQQVLKRYTSAPLIPIAPPIIPVLPQPFVPPPSVRDCVRLRGLPYIASIEDILEFLAEFTMDIRPHGIHMVLNQQGRPSGDAFIQMKSPEWAFLTAQKCHKRTMKGRYVEVFQCSAEDMNIVLMGGTLNRNGLSPPPCLSSPGYVYPPPTAVIPAEAAGLYQPQMLLNPRALQPPTAFYPAGTQLFVNYAAYYPSPSGSPNSLNYFASPAATSTVAQPGPMVRMQSLAYSNTGVKDILNFFQGYQNRPESVIMMMMNNLHEQPSSNALLTCPPCSQPSK, from the exons ATGACGGCGACTTTAGACTATCTGGTAGTTTTATTTAATACAACATCTGGGTTCAACGGGGCTAATTTGGGATCTGATGAAAAGGAACTCGTTCAATTGATGTGGCAAGTTGTGGATTTGTCGAACAAGAAG ACTGGAAAACTCCGTGAAGTTTTAGTAAGACCTGATAATTTGGAACTGACAGAAGAATTCAAAGAAGCAACTGGCCTTCAAGAAGAAGCAATTTCCGCAGCTGATCCTTTGGAGCAGTTCTTAAATCAG TTTAACCAGCTGATGGCTAATGAACCAAGTCTTGGAGTGGGAGCTTCATTCTGTCTATGTACTGATGGGCAGCTTCATATCAGACAAGTCCTTCACCCAGAGGCATCCAACAAG AATGTCATGCTGCctgaatgttttcattcattttttgacCTGCGAAAAGAATTCAAGAAATGTTGTCCTGATTCACCTGATCTTAAAGACCTGGATGTTCAAGTTATGGCCAATT ACTTAAACATAGAAACTGATCCAAGCGGTTACAGAGGGGCAGCTTTCCAGGTTCAAACTATGGTTAACATCATTCTGAAACTGATTTCAGACCCAATCC ACCATAGATTCTCTAATCCAGAAAGAGTAAACCACAAATTTGAAACGGGTACCTG CAGCAAAATGGAAATCGTTGATGACAACACTGTGATCCGAGCACGGGGGTTGCCCTGGCAATCCTCTGACCAGGACATTGCCAGATTTTTCCGGGGTCTCAACATTGCAAA AGGGGGAGCTGCACTCTGTCTAAACGCACAAGGAAGAAGGAATGGGGAGGCGTTGGTAAGATTTGTGAGTGAGGAACACAGAGACCTAGCGCTGCAAAGACACAAACACCACATGGGAAATCGATACATTGAG GTTTACAAAGCCACAGGCGAGGATTTCCTTAAAATTGCTGGAG GTACTTCCAATGAAGTAGCTCAGTTCCTCTCCAAAGAGAACCAAGTGATCGTTCGCATGCGTGGTCTCCCATTCACCGCCACTGCTGAAGAAGTGTTAGCATTTCTTGGTCCCAGCTGCCCTGTCACCGATGAGAAAGAAGGAATCCTTTTTGTCAAGTACCCTGATGGCAGGCCTACGGGGGATGCTTTTGTATTATTTGCTTGTGAGGAATTCTCACAAAACGCCCTTAAGAAACACAAGGACATTCTGGGGAAGAGGTACATCGAACTGTTTAAAAGCACTGCAGCAGAGGTGCAGCAG GTGTTGAAGAGGTATACATCTGCGCCTCTCATTCCTATAGCCCCTCCCATCATTCCTGTACTACCTCAGCCATTCGTGCCCCCTCCCAGCGTCAGAGATTGTGTCCGTCTGAGGGGCCTACCCTACATTGCATCCATCGAGGACATACTGGAGTTTCTCGCAGAGTTTACTATGGACATCAGGCCTCATGGCATCCACATGGTGTTAAACCAGCAG GGTCGTCCTTCAGGAGACGCCTTCATCCAGATGAAATCCCCAGAGTGGGCTTTCCTGACAGCGCAGAAGTGTCACAAGAGAACCATGAAGGGCCGCTACGTGGAAGTCTTTCAGTGTTCAGCAGAAGATATGAATATTGTATTAATGGGGGGCACATTAAATCGGAATGGCCTGTCCCCTCCGCCAT GTCTGTCTTCTCCTGGGTATGTCTATCCTCCCCCTACAGCCGTTATCCCTGCAGAAGCTGCTGGACTCTACCAGCCCCAAATGCTTCTCAATCCCCGGGCCCTGCAGCCTCCCACAGCTTTCTACCCCGCTGGCACTCAGCTCTTTGTGAACTACGCTGCATACTACCCAAG CCCCTCTGGCTCCCCAAACAGCCTGAACTACTTTGCCTCGCCTGCTGCCACCTCCACCGTGGCTCAGCCTGGACCGATGGTCAGGATGCAGAGTCTGGCCTATAGCAACACAGGTGTCAAGGATATTCTCAACTTTTTCCAGGGCTACCAG AATCGTCCTGAGTCtgtgataatgatgatgatgaataaTTTGCATGAACAGCCCAGCAGCAATGCCTTATTGACATGTCCGCCTTGCAGTCAGCCAAGCAAATGA
- the LOC117400547 gene encoding epithelial splicing regulatory protein 1-like isoform X3 has translation MTATLDYLVVLFNTTSGFNGANLGSDEKELVQLMWQVVDLSNKKTGKLREVLVRPDNLELTEEFKEATGLQEEAISAADPLEQFLNQFNQLMANEPSLGVGASFCLCTDGQLHIRQVLHPEASNKNVMLPECFHSFFDLRKEFKKCCPDSPDLKDLDVQVMANYLNIETDPSGYRGAAFQVQTMVNIILKLISDPIHHRFSNPERVNHKFETGTCSKMEIVDDNTVIRARGLPWQSSDQDIARFFRGLNIAKGGAALCLNAQGRRNGEALVRFVSEEHRDLALQRHKHHMGNRYIEVYKATGEDFLKIAGGTSNEVAQFLSKENQVIVRMRGLPFTATAEEVLAFLGPSCPVTDEKEGILFVKYPDGRPTGDAFVLFACEEFSQNALKKHKDILGKRYIELFKSTAAEVQQVLKRYTSAPLIPIAPPIIPVLPQPFVPPPSVRDCVRLRGLPYIASIEDILEFLAEFTMDIRPHGIHMVLNQQGRPSGDAFIQMKSPEWAFLTAQKCHKRTMKGRYVEVFQCSAEDMNIVLMGGTLNRNGLSPPPCKLRRLSSPGYVYPPPTAVIPAEAAGLYQPQMLLNPRALQPPTAFYPAGTQLFVNYAAYYPSPSGSPNSLNYFASPAATSTVAQPGPMVRMQSLAYSNTGVKDILNFFQGYQYASEDGLVHAHDQARTLLAHPKEWVCI, from the exons ATGACGGCGACTTTAGACTATCTGGTAGTTTTATTTAATACAACATCTGGGTTCAACGGGGCTAATTTGGGATCTGATGAAAAGGAACTCGTTCAATTGATGTGGCAAGTTGTGGATTTGTCGAACAAGAAG ACTGGAAAACTCCGTGAAGTTTTAGTAAGACCTGATAATTTGGAACTGACAGAAGAATTCAAAGAAGCAACTGGCCTTCAAGAAGAAGCAATTTCCGCAGCTGATCCTTTGGAGCAGTTCTTAAATCAG TTTAACCAGCTGATGGCTAATGAACCAAGTCTTGGAGTGGGAGCTTCATTCTGTCTATGTACTGATGGGCAGCTTCATATCAGACAAGTCCTTCACCCAGAGGCATCCAACAAG AATGTCATGCTGCctgaatgttttcattcattttttgacCTGCGAAAAGAATTCAAGAAATGTTGTCCTGATTCACCTGATCTTAAAGACCTGGATGTTCAAGTTATGGCCAATT ACTTAAACATAGAAACTGATCCAAGCGGTTACAGAGGGGCAGCTTTCCAGGTTCAAACTATGGTTAACATCATTCTGAAACTGATTTCAGACCCAATCC ACCATAGATTCTCTAATCCAGAAAGAGTAAACCACAAATTTGAAACGGGTACCTG CAGCAAAATGGAAATCGTTGATGACAACACTGTGATCCGAGCACGGGGGTTGCCCTGGCAATCCTCTGACCAGGACATTGCCAGATTTTTCCGGGGTCTCAACATTGCAAA AGGGGGAGCTGCACTCTGTCTAAACGCACAAGGAAGAAGGAATGGGGAGGCGTTGGTAAGATTTGTGAGTGAGGAACACAGAGACCTAGCGCTGCAAAGACACAAACACCACATGGGAAATCGATACATTGAG GTTTACAAAGCCACAGGCGAGGATTTCCTTAAAATTGCTGGAG GTACTTCCAATGAAGTAGCTCAGTTCCTCTCCAAAGAGAACCAAGTGATCGTTCGCATGCGTGGTCTCCCATTCACCGCCACTGCTGAAGAAGTGTTAGCATTTCTTGGTCCCAGCTGCCCTGTCACCGATGAGAAAGAAGGAATCCTTTTTGTCAAGTACCCTGATGGCAGGCCTACGGGGGATGCTTTTGTATTATTTGCTTGTGAGGAATTCTCACAAAACGCCCTTAAGAAACACAAGGACATTCTGGGGAAGAGGTACATCGAACTGTTTAAAAGCACTGCAGCAGAGGTGCAGCAG GTGTTGAAGAGGTATACATCTGCGCCTCTCATTCCTATAGCCCCTCCCATCATTCCTGTACTACCTCAGCCATTCGTGCCCCCTCCCAGCGTCAGAGATTGTGTCCGTCTGAGGGGCCTACCCTACATTGCATCCATCGAGGACATACTGGAGTTTCTCGCAGAGTTTACTATGGACATCAGGCCTCATGGCATCCACATGGTGTTAAACCAGCAG GGTCGTCCTTCAGGAGACGCCTTCATCCAGATGAAATCCCCAGAGTGGGCTTTCCTGACAGCGCAGAAGTGTCACAAGAGAACCATGAAGGGCCGCTACGTGGAAGTCTTTCAGTGTTCAGCAGAAGATATGAATATTGTATTAATGGGGGGCACATTAAATCGGAATGGCCTGTCCCCTCCGCCATGTAAGTTACGAC GTCTGTCTTCTCCTGGGTATGTCTATCCTCCCCCTACAGCCGTTATCCCTGCAGAAGCTGCTGGACTCTACCAGCCCCAAATGCTTCTCAATCCCCGGGCCCTGCAGCCTCCCACAGCTTTCTACCCCGCTGGCACTCAGCTCTTTGTGAACTACGCTGCATACTACCCAAG CCCCTCTGGCTCCCCAAACAGCCTGAACTACTTTGCCTCGCCTGCTGCCACCTCCACCGTGGCTCAGCCTGGACCGATGGTCAGGATGCAGAGTCTGGCCTATAGCAACACAGGTGTCAAGGATATTCTCAACTTTTTCCAGGGCTACCAG TATGCATCAGAAGATGGACTTGTACATGCACATGACCAAGCCAGGACACTACTCGCACATCCCAAAGAATGGGTCTGTATTTAA
- the LOC117400567 gene encoding GSK-3-binding protein-like — translation MPCRKENYIFLAQSVTVDSKEVDALVTKIGEALQLHNNNTTTTSTAANQKTVSCLHSNNNSHNNYHTKQNNAALQKRPGCCFRLRSRANQNRGSPYSIPQDTDQEWGSLRAWNRKKIDVSQEDDPHQLLQKLILSGNLIKEAVKRLQFSAAERAEHSESNAGDNLQW, via the coding sequence ATGCCTTGTCGAAaggagaattacatttttttagcgCAGTCTGTTACCGTGGACTCAAAAGAGGTGGACGCTCTAGTAACCAAAATCGGCGAAGCATTGCAGCTCCACAACAATAATACTACTACCACTAGTACTGCTGCTAATCAGAAGACAGTGTCATGTCTTCATAGTAACAACAACAGCCACAACAACTACCACACCAAACAGAATAATGCAGCGCTTCAAAAACGACCCGGCTGCTGTTTTCGACTCAGGAGTCGGGCTAATCAAAACCGAGGGAGCCCATATTCAATACCACAGGACACCGATCAAGAGTGGGGGAGTTTGAGAGCCTGGAATCGAAAGAAAATTGACGTTTCACAGGAGGACGACCCCCACCAGCTTCTTCAGAAATTGATTTTGTCTGGAAACCTGATTAAAGAAGCAGTGAAGCGCCTTCAGTTTTCTGCGGCAGAACGTGCAGAACATTCAGAATCTAACGCCGGTGATAATCTGCAATGGTAA
- the LOC117400547 gene encoding epithelial splicing regulatory protein 1-like isoform X4, with protein sequence MTATLDYLVVLFNTTSGFNGANLGSDEKELVQLMWQVVDLSNKKTGKLREVLVRPDNLELTEEFKEATGLQEEAISAADPLEQFLNQFNQLMANEPSLGVGASFCLCTDGQLHIRQVLHPEASNKNVMLPECFHSFFDLRKEFKKCCPDSPDLKDLDVQVMANYLNIETDPSGYRGAAFQVQTMVNIILKLISDPIHHRFSNPERVNHKFETGTCSKMEIVDDNTVIRARGLPWQSSDQDIARFFRGLNIAKGGAALCLNAQGRRNGEALVRFVSEEHRDLALQRHKHHMGNRYIEVYKATGEDFLKIAGGTSNEVAQFLSKENQVIVRMRGLPFTATAEEVLAFLGPSCPVTDEKEGILFVKYPDGRPTGDAFVLFACEEFSQNALKKHKDILGKRYIELFKSTAAEVQQVLKRYTSAPLIPIAPPIIPVLPQPFVPPPSVRDCVRLRGLPYIASIEDILEFLAEFTMDIRPHGIHMVLNQQGRPSGDAFIQMKSPEWAFLTAQKCHKRTMKGRYVEVFQCSAEDMNIVLMGGTLNRNGLSPPPCLSSPGYVYPPPTAVIPAEAAGLYQPQMLLNPRALQPPTAFYPAGTQLFVNYAAYYPSPSGSPNSLNYFASPAATSTVAQPGPMVRMQSLAYSNTGVKDILNFFQGYQYASEDGLVHAHDQARTLLAHPKEWVCI encoded by the exons ATGACGGCGACTTTAGACTATCTGGTAGTTTTATTTAATACAACATCTGGGTTCAACGGGGCTAATTTGGGATCTGATGAAAAGGAACTCGTTCAATTGATGTGGCAAGTTGTGGATTTGTCGAACAAGAAG ACTGGAAAACTCCGTGAAGTTTTAGTAAGACCTGATAATTTGGAACTGACAGAAGAATTCAAAGAAGCAACTGGCCTTCAAGAAGAAGCAATTTCCGCAGCTGATCCTTTGGAGCAGTTCTTAAATCAG TTTAACCAGCTGATGGCTAATGAACCAAGTCTTGGAGTGGGAGCTTCATTCTGTCTATGTACTGATGGGCAGCTTCATATCAGACAAGTCCTTCACCCAGAGGCATCCAACAAG AATGTCATGCTGCctgaatgttttcattcattttttgacCTGCGAAAAGAATTCAAGAAATGTTGTCCTGATTCACCTGATCTTAAAGACCTGGATGTTCAAGTTATGGCCAATT ACTTAAACATAGAAACTGATCCAAGCGGTTACAGAGGGGCAGCTTTCCAGGTTCAAACTATGGTTAACATCATTCTGAAACTGATTTCAGACCCAATCC ACCATAGATTCTCTAATCCAGAAAGAGTAAACCACAAATTTGAAACGGGTACCTG CAGCAAAATGGAAATCGTTGATGACAACACTGTGATCCGAGCACGGGGGTTGCCCTGGCAATCCTCTGACCAGGACATTGCCAGATTTTTCCGGGGTCTCAACATTGCAAA AGGGGGAGCTGCACTCTGTCTAAACGCACAAGGAAGAAGGAATGGGGAGGCGTTGGTAAGATTTGTGAGTGAGGAACACAGAGACCTAGCGCTGCAAAGACACAAACACCACATGGGAAATCGATACATTGAG GTTTACAAAGCCACAGGCGAGGATTTCCTTAAAATTGCTGGAG GTACTTCCAATGAAGTAGCTCAGTTCCTCTCCAAAGAGAACCAAGTGATCGTTCGCATGCGTGGTCTCCCATTCACCGCCACTGCTGAAGAAGTGTTAGCATTTCTTGGTCCCAGCTGCCCTGTCACCGATGAGAAAGAAGGAATCCTTTTTGTCAAGTACCCTGATGGCAGGCCTACGGGGGATGCTTTTGTATTATTTGCTTGTGAGGAATTCTCACAAAACGCCCTTAAGAAACACAAGGACATTCTGGGGAAGAGGTACATCGAACTGTTTAAAAGCACTGCAGCAGAGGTGCAGCAG GTGTTGAAGAGGTATACATCTGCGCCTCTCATTCCTATAGCCCCTCCCATCATTCCTGTACTACCTCAGCCATTCGTGCCCCCTCCCAGCGTCAGAGATTGTGTCCGTCTGAGGGGCCTACCCTACATTGCATCCATCGAGGACATACTGGAGTTTCTCGCAGAGTTTACTATGGACATCAGGCCTCATGGCATCCACATGGTGTTAAACCAGCAG GGTCGTCCTTCAGGAGACGCCTTCATCCAGATGAAATCCCCAGAGTGGGCTTTCCTGACAGCGCAGAAGTGTCACAAGAGAACCATGAAGGGCCGCTACGTGGAAGTCTTTCAGTGTTCAGCAGAAGATATGAATATTGTATTAATGGGGGGCACATTAAATCGGAATGGCCTGTCCCCTCCGCCAT GTCTGTCTTCTCCTGGGTATGTCTATCCTCCCCCTACAGCCGTTATCCCTGCAGAAGCTGCTGGACTCTACCAGCCCCAAATGCTTCTCAATCCCCGGGCCCTGCAGCCTCCCACAGCTTTCTACCCCGCTGGCACTCAGCTCTTTGTGAACTACGCTGCATACTACCCAAG CCCCTCTGGCTCCCCAAACAGCCTGAACTACTTTGCCTCGCCTGCTGCCACCTCCACCGTGGCTCAGCCTGGACCGATGGTCAGGATGCAGAGTCTGGCCTATAGCAACACAGGTGTCAAGGATATTCTCAACTTTTTCCAGGGCTACCAG TATGCATCAGAAGATGGACTTGTACATGCACATGACCAAGCCAGGACACTACTCGCACATCCCAAAGAATGGGTCTGTATTTAA
- the LOC117400547 gene encoding epithelial splicing regulatory protein 1-like isoform X1, which yields MTATLDYLVVLFNTTSGFNGANLGSDEKELVQLMWQVVDLSNKKTGKLREVLVRPDNLELTEEFKEATGLQEEAISAADPLEQFLNQFNQLMANEPSLGVGASFCLCTDGQLHIRQVLHPEASNKNVMLPECFHSFFDLRKEFKKCCPDSPDLKDLDVQVMANYLNIETDPSGYRGAAFQVQTMVNIILKLISDPIHHRFSNPERVNHKFETGTCSKMEIVDDNTVIRARGLPWQSSDQDIARFFRGLNIAKGGAALCLNAQGRRNGEALVRFVSEEHRDLALQRHKHHMGNRYIEVYKATGEDFLKIAGGTSNEVAQFLSKENQVIVRMRGLPFTATAEEVLAFLGPSCPVTDEKEGILFVKYPDGRPTGDAFVLFACEEFSQNALKKHKDILGKRYIELFKSTAAEVQQVLKRYTSAPLIPIAPPIIPVLPQPFVPPPSVRDCVRLRGLPYIASIEDILEFLAEFTMDIRPHGIHMVLNQQGRPSGDAFIQMKSPEWAFLTAQKCHKRTMKGRYVEVFQCSAEDMNIVLMGGTLNRNGLSPPPCKLRRLSSPGYVYPPPTAVIPAEAAGLYQPQMLLNPRALQPPTAFYPAGTQLFVNYAAYYPSPSGSPNSLNYFASPAATSTVAQPGPMVRMQSLAYSNTGVKDILNFFQGYQNRPESVIMMMMNNLHEQPSSNALLTCPPCSQPSK from the exons ATGACGGCGACTTTAGACTATCTGGTAGTTTTATTTAATACAACATCTGGGTTCAACGGGGCTAATTTGGGATCTGATGAAAAGGAACTCGTTCAATTGATGTGGCAAGTTGTGGATTTGTCGAACAAGAAG ACTGGAAAACTCCGTGAAGTTTTAGTAAGACCTGATAATTTGGAACTGACAGAAGAATTCAAAGAAGCAACTGGCCTTCAAGAAGAAGCAATTTCCGCAGCTGATCCTTTGGAGCAGTTCTTAAATCAG TTTAACCAGCTGATGGCTAATGAACCAAGTCTTGGAGTGGGAGCTTCATTCTGTCTATGTACTGATGGGCAGCTTCATATCAGACAAGTCCTTCACCCAGAGGCATCCAACAAG AATGTCATGCTGCctgaatgttttcattcattttttgacCTGCGAAAAGAATTCAAGAAATGTTGTCCTGATTCACCTGATCTTAAAGACCTGGATGTTCAAGTTATGGCCAATT ACTTAAACATAGAAACTGATCCAAGCGGTTACAGAGGGGCAGCTTTCCAGGTTCAAACTATGGTTAACATCATTCTGAAACTGATTTCAGACCCAATCC ACCATAGATTCTCTAATCCAGAAAGAGTAAACCACAAATTTGAAACGGGTACCTG CAGCAAAATGGAAATCGTTGATGACAACACTGTGATCCGAGCACGGGGGTTGCCCTGGCAATCCTCTGACCAGGACATTGCCAGATTTTTCCGGGGTCTCAACATTGCAAA AGGGGGAGCTGCACTCTGTCTAAACGCACAAGGAAGAAGGAATGGGGAGGCGTTGGTAAGATTTGTGAGTGAGGAACACAGAGACCTAGCGCTGCAAAGACACAAACACCACATGGGAAATCGATACATTGAG GTTTACAAAGCCACAGGCGAGGATTTCCTTAAAATTGCTGGAG GTACTTCCAATGAAGTAGCTCAGTTCCTCTCCAAAGAGAACCAAGTGATCGTTCGCATGCGTGGTCTCCCATTCACCGCCACTGCTGAAGAAGTGTTAGCATTTCTTGGTCCCAGCTGCCCTGTCACCGATGAGAAAGAAGGAATCCTTTTTGTCAAGTACCCTGATGGCAGGCCTACGGGGGATGCTTTTGTATTATTTGCTTGTGAGGAATTCTCACAAAACGCCCTTAAGAAACACAAGGACATTCTGGGGAAGAGGTACATCGAACTGTTTAAAAGCACTGCAGCAGAGGTGCAGCAG GTGTTGAAGAGGTATACATCTGCGCCTCTCATTCCTATAGCCCCTCCCATCATTCCTGTACTACCTCAGCCATTCGTGCCCCCTCCCAGCGTCAGAGATTGTGTCCGTCTGAGGGGCCTACCCTACATTGCATCCATCGAGGACATACTGGAGTTTCTCGCAGAGTTTACTATGGACATCAGGCCTCATGGCATCCACATGGTGTTAAACCAGCAG GGTCGTCCTTCAGGAGACGCCTTCATCCAGATGAAATCCCCAGAGTGGGCTTTCCTGACAGCGCAGAAGTGTCACAAGAGAACCATGAAGGGCCGCTACGTGGAAGTCTTTCAGTGTTCAGCAGAAGATATGAATATTGTATTAATGGGGGGCACATTAAATCGGAATGGCCTGTCCCCTCCGCCATGTAAGTTACGAC GTCTGTCTTCTCCTGGGTATGTCTATCCTCCCCCTACAGCCGTTATCCCTGCAGAAGCTGCTGGACTCTACCAGCCCCAAATGCTTCTCAATCCCCGGGCCCTGCAGCCTCCCACAGCTTTCTACCCCGCTGGCACTCAGCTCTTTGTGAACTACGCTGCATACTACCCAAG CCCCTCTGGCTCCCCAAACAGCCTGAACTACTTTGCCTCGCCTGCTGCCACCTCCACCGTGGCTCAGCCTGGACCGATGGTCAGGATGCAGAGTCTGGCCTATAGCAACACAGGTGTCAAGGATATTCTCAACTTTTTCCAGGGCTACCAG AATCGTCCTGAGTCtgtgataatgatgatgatgaataaTTTGCATGAACAGCCCAGCAGCAATGCCTTATTGACATGTCCGCCTTGCAGTCAGCCAAGCAAATGA